From the Lolium rigidum isolate FL_2022 chromosome 2, APGP_CSIRO_Lrig_0.1, whole genome shotgun sequence genome, one window contains:
- the LOC124685966 gene encoding beta-fructofuranosidase, insoluble isoenzyme 7-like, whose protein sequence is MAGLRLAAVAFHLCLLLCPSSSLRRLYDEAGSTPRHDRSRTAYHFQPAKNWQNDPNGPMYHNGMYHFFYQYNPHGAAWGNGNLSWGHSVSVDLINWTALDTALDPDSPFDANGCWSGSATILPDGHPAMLYTGIDSAGNQVQNFAFPKNASDPLLREWLKPDYNPVIPLPKDVVHDSFRDPSTAWRGRDGLWRVAIAAKVNVSMGSTLIYRSKDFRRWERNAAPLYESSAAGMVECPDLFPVAEPGAQNGLNCAPSNGAARHVLKLSVMANSQDYYVVGRYDDTVDTFEAAGADNDSRTWRRLDYGHVYASKSFFDAHKNRRVLWGWANESDTEADYVARGWSGIQTVPRKIWLDSSGKQLLQWPIKEIETLRKKKVRLQGTKVNSGGVKEIIGVAGSQADVEVVFKIPTLDGAENIEPNELLDPQKLCGKKGASIRGGIGPFGLLVLASGDLQEHTSVFFSVFKHDGKYKVLMCTDLTRSTTRADVYKPSYGGFVDMDIEETKSISLRTLIDHSVVESFGGGGRACITARVYPEHMQMSNSHLYMFNNGTTMVKVSKVKAWEMATATMNVAHDG, encoded by the exons ATGGCCGGACTCCGTCTCGCCGCGGTCGCCTTCCACCTCTGCCTCCTGCTCTGTCCGTCGTCCTCCCTCCGCCGGCTCTACGACGAGGCGGGAAGCACGCCACGCCATGACAGGAGCAGGACCGCCTACCACTTCCAGCCCGCCAAGAACTGGCAGAACG ATCCGAATG GGCCGATGTACCACAACGGCATGTACCACTTCTTCTACCAGTACAACCCACACGGCGCCGCCTGGGGCAACGGCAACCTCTCCTGGGGCCACTCCGTCTCCGTCGACCTCATCAACTGGACCGCCCTCGACACCGCCCTTGACCCTGACTCCCCGTTCGACGCAAACGGCTGCTGGTCGGGCTCCGCGACCATCCTCCCAGACGGCCACCCGGCCATGCTCTACACCGGCATCGACTCCGCTGGCAACCAGGTCCAGAACTTCGCCTTCCCCAAGAACGCATCTGACCCACTCCTCCGCGAGTGGCTGAAGCCCGACTACAACCCCGTCATCCCGCTCCCCAAGGATGTAGTGCACGACAGCTTCCGTGACCCCTCCACGGCGTGGCGCGGCCGTGACGGCCTCTGGCGTGTGGCCATTGCAGCCAAGGTCAACGTCTCTATGGGGTCCACGCTGATCTACCGGAGCAAGGACTTCCGGCGCTGGGAGCGGAATGCCGCGCCACTGTATGAGTCGAGCGCCGCCGGCATGGTGGAGTGCCCGGACCTGTTTCCGGTGGCGGAGCCTGGTGCACAAAACGGGCTCAACTGCGCGCCGTCGAACGGGGCGGCGAGGCACGTGCTAAAGCTGAGCGTGATGGCCAACTCCCAGGACTACTACGTGGTGGGGCGGTACGACGACACCGTGGACACCTTCGAGGCGGCCGGCGCCGACAACGACAGCCGGACCTGGCGCCGCCTCGACTATGGCCACGTGTACGCGTCCAAGTCCTTCTTCGACGCGCACAAGAATCGACGCGTGCTTTGGGGCTGGGCCAACGAGTCTGACACCGAGGCCGACTACGTCGCCAGGGGTTGGTCTGGCATCCAGACGGTCCCGAGGAAGATCTGGCTGGACAGCAGTGGGAAGCAGCTGCTGCAGTGGCCGATCAAGGAGATCGAGAcgctgaggaagaagaaggtcagGTTGCAAGGAACGAAGGTTAACTCAGGCGGTGTGAAGGAGATCATTGGAGTCGCGGGCTCGCAGGCGgatgtggaggtcgtcttcaagaTCCCGACCCTAGATGGGGCCGAGAACATTGAGCCGAATGAGCTGTTGGACCCGCAAAAGCTATGCGGCAAGAAGGGTGCGTCAATACGGGGCGGCATCGGCCCATTCGGGCTGCTCGTCCTGGCCTCGGGCGATCTGCAGGAGCACACCTCCGTCTTCTTTAGTGTGTTCAAGCATGATGGCAAGTACAAGGTTCTCATGTGCACCGACCTCACAAG ATCGACTACGAGAGCCGATGTGTACAAGCCATCGTACGGAGGGTTCGTGGACATGGACATCGAAGAGACCAAGAGCATATCGCTCAGAACATTG ATTGATCACTCGGTGGTGGAGAGCTTTGGCGGCGGGGGACGAGCGTGCATCACAGCACGGGTGTACCCGGAGCACATGCAGATGAGCAACAGCCACCTGTACATGTTCAACAACGGAACCACCATGGTGAAGGTGTCCAAGGTCAAGGCTTGGGAGATGGCTACAGCGACCATGAACGTCGCCCATGACGGATGA